A window from Penicillium oxalicum strain HP7-1 chromosome VIII, whole genome shotgun sequence encodes these proteins:
- a CDS encoding Ribosome production factor gives MLREVKAKNPRTARILKAREPQLIEPPKKTLLLHGTKCPQALDTVLKTFHSLTKPNSVLFHKKNENIHPFENTESMEFLANKNECGLVVFGSSNKKRPNCVTLGRVFNSQTLDLCELMLLPASDQNAIPPFNELTMPVGLGMRPMLLFSGSPWEDPTSGVHVMLKSFFLDMFKGEETNQIDVEGLQYILMVGAEEPRDGLSPVVHLRWYKIITKRSGHKLPRIELEDVGPKFDFKVGRHRPATPEAMKEAMKQGKRPNEDMKTKKNITMDSMGDKIGRVHLGKQDLTGLQTRKMKGLKRRAGIDSDDEDEEDMEMMDVDEILEEEGNKRPRTD, from the exons ATGTTGCGCGAAGT TAAAGCGAAGAACCCGCGCACTGCGCGTATCCTCAAGGCGCGAGAGCCTCAACTCATCGAACCTCCCAAAAAGACTCTTTTGCTGCACGGGACGAAATGCCCTCAAGCTCTCGACACCGTCTTGAAGACATTCCACTCTCTCACGAAGCCCAACTCCGTCCTTTTCCACAAGAAGAATGAGAACATTCACCCGTTTGAGAACACAGAAAGCATGGAGTTCTTGGCCAACAAGAACGAGTGCGGTCTGGTAGTCTTTGGAAGCAGCAACAAGAAGCGCCCCAATTGTGTTACTCTCGGTCGAGTCTTCAACTCCCAAACGCTTGACCTTTGTGAATTGATGCTTCTTCCCGCCTCTGATCAGAACGCCATTCCCCCCTTCAACGAGCTTACCATGCCCGTTGGACTTGGCATGCGGCCGATGCTGCTGTTCTCCGGCAGCCCTTGGGAGGACCCGACATCAGGAGTGCACGTGATGTTGAAGAGTTTCTTCCTTGACATGTTCAAGGGGGAGGAGACCAACCAGATCGACGTTGAGGGTCTCCAATACATTCTGATGGTTGGTGCCGAAGAGCCCCGCGACGGCCTGTCCCCCGTGGTGCACCTGCGGTGGTACAAGATTATTACCAAGCGCAGTGGTCACAAGCTCCCCCGTATTGAGCTTGAGGATGTTGGTCCCAAGTTCGACTTCAAGGTCGGCCGCCACCGCCCGGCTACCCCCGAGGCCATGAAGGAGGCCATGAAGCAGGGCAAGCGTCCCAACGAAGAcatgaagaccaagaagaacaTCACCATGGACTCCATGGGTGACAAGATCGGTCGTGTCCACTTGGGCAAGCAAGACCTGACTGGCCTCCAGACCCGCAAGATGAAGGGTCTCAAGCGCCGGGCAGGCATCGACTcggacgacgaggacgaggaggatatgGAAATGATGGATGTGgacgagattctggaggaagagggcaaCAAGCGTCCACGGACGGATTGA